The Penaeus monodon isolate SGIC_2016 chromosome 8, NSTDA_Pmon_1, whole genome shotgun sequence sequence caaaaacacaaacaaNNNNNNNNNNNNNNNNNNNNNNNNNNNNNNNNNNNNNNNNNNNNNNNNNNNNNNNNNNNNNNNNNNNNNNNNNNNNNNNNNNNNNNNNNNNNNNNNNNNNGTGCAACCATTTGCAACTTTCAGTATCCGGAAATGCAACGCAGTCTTCCTCACAATGACTTTCCATTAAGCCAATGATGATGAAATTCGCAGTTTTTTCGCACAGGTTGATATTGcttaagaggggaaggagaggggaggggggagaggggagggatgggaagggaggggaggggagggagagggaggggaggggaggggagggggagagggaagagaagggttgggaggaagggaagggagggagtggatggagggagggattggaagggtggggagggaagggaagggaagggaaagagggaagggaagggagggaggggaggaggagggaagggaagggaagtacgATTTCCATTTGAGAGAAGTTCGGGTGTAATGCCGTAGAAAATTTGCTGTGATGATGACCAGATATTGGGTTAAATGACGCGTGCCCTTTTTTGTCGTAGAATGGAAACTGGGGTacaggtaaaacacacacacacacacacacgcacgcgcacacacacacacacacacacacacacacacacacacacacacacacacacacacacacacacacacacacacacacacacacacacacacacacaaacatatatatatatatatatatatatatatatatatatatatatatatatatatatattcatttatttatttatttatttatttatttatttatatatatatgtataaatatcgaCACGTTCCCCCGCAGGTGCGAGGCGCGGTGGGTGACCGGCCCCTGGGAGCACTGCTCGACCACGTGCGGGCCCGCCGGCGTGCAGGAGCGCGAGGTGGCCTGCGTGTCGATGCCGCAGGCCGACTCGGCCAACTGGACGGCGGGCATCGTGGACCCTGCGCGGTGCAGCGCCATTCCGATGCCCGAGGCCGTGCGCGAGTGCCTGCGGGAGCCATGCCCCGCGCACTGGATGCCCCTCGGCTGGGGCCAGGTCGGTGCACGGCTCTTGGTCTCCGCCTTTGCGTGGATGGGGAGCTGTGTGcgttgcgcgcgtgtgtgtgtgtgtgtgtgtgtgtgtgtgtgtgtgtgtgtgtgtgtgtgtgtgtgtgtgtgtgtgtgtgtgtgtgtgtgtgtgtgtgtgtgcgtgcacagaaTGCAACAGCTCTTCAATTCAGACAAATATttctaatatcaataatgaaacagATTTACGTTCATATTTTCAGTGGATTTCAATGCCAGAATTCGTCACAGATTATTGAAACGACAGGAACCCGACACATAACTGCCCTGGAGTGACAGACGGTGCCACTGCCATTCTATGTTCATGTCACcattttattttccactttttaccATGGCTGATTAGCAGTGACGCGGAGAAATCAGGCGCACGATTGGATTATGTTCCAAAATCCTGTTAACTGTCAGTCatctggaaaaaaaggagagagaaaaaaatacgttgATTATTGGAAATAATCTTTTTGTGCTGGCGGCCATCGAGACTGATTTCTGAATTGCTTTTGTGTTGCCGGTGTTTCATGCTCCGCTGGTTTCCTTGCTGAATATTCTCTGTTGGCATTGTTTATGTgcggtagtttgtgtgtgtgtgtgtgtgtgtgtgggtgtgtgtgtgtgtgtgtgtgtgtgtgtgtgtgtgtgtgtgtgtgtgtgtgtgcctatgtatgtgcatatgtgtatgtatatgtatatgcatatttgtgcgcCCTAACTGATTGgtatcctttctcccccccttccccccacctcctaccGCCCTCGACCCGCAGTGCTCGACCTCGTGCGGCGCGGGGACGCAGGCGCTGCAGTGGGAGTGCGTGGGCGGCGGCGGCAACGAGGTCACGTACGACTGCGGGCCGCGCCCTCGGCAGACGCGCGCCTGCGAGGACAACCCGGCGTGCCCGCCCCTGCCCTGCCAGAGCGACGCCTCCGAGTTCTGCCAGCTGCCCGTCCTGCACCGGTACTGCAAGGTGCCCAAGTACCGCGAGCTCTGCTGCCACACCTGCGCCAACGTCCTGGTGTGAGGCCGACGGCGACGGCGGCGGAGGGACGCAGGCAGCGAGACAGTCAGTGCGACGGTGCACCGGGACAGGAGATACTTGTGATAGACAGACGAGATTGTGTGACTCTTATTTAAATAAAAGACTTCACGGAGAAGGGACACAAGGGGTAAACACGGGGaagcgggagaaggagaaggagagagaatagggagaaggagggagcgggagaggggaatGCGAAGCGGAGAAACGCAACTGCCGATTACAAAGCTTTACActggggggtggggcggggggagggagggcacccCAGCAGCGGCCGGCCAGACCCGCCCCGTCAGGAGAGGCGTCGCAGGGGCGCCCTGACGCAGCGAGCAAGTCTGGCGGCGACGCGGCCGTGCGTAGTGCGAGACTGAGCGAGTATTTAAACGTTTGTTCTGCTGCGGCGACGGAGGCCGAGGGGCGCGAGGGAGGGCCTCTGTGGGCGGCGGTCACGGCGCCCGAAGCGAAGCATGATGGGCCTCTGATAGCAGCTGTAGTGTAGTGTGTCATAGGCTGCATATGTACATAATGCTTgcatgtatagtatgtgtatgtatatatatatatatatatatatatatatatatatatatatatatatatatatatatatatatatatatatatatatatataaacacacacgacacacaacacacacacacacacacacacacacacacacacacacacacacacacacacacacacacacacacacacacacacacacacacacacacacacacacatatatatatatatatatatatatatatatatatatatatatatatatatatatatatatatatatatatatatatactgtatcgaCGACATGAAATGCAAATGTAACGTAGCATTTAGGGCCTCATGTGTTGAGTCACAGAAAATTCCATTAGTGATAATCCCCTGCTCTAGTATCTTGTCTTTCTTCCTGCCTATCCGAGAGAACCATGCAAGCAATATGTAGGTCATCAGAGCGCGTGGAGAGTGAAGCACATGAGTAGCGCCCTCCATTACGGGACTCAGGAGCGTGTAGCAGCGAGCTTTCTGTgtgtatgagggagggagaaagagaggggattgcAGTGCCGGACGCCTCTCGCCGCACAGTCTGCAGGGCTGCTGGGGATGCAGAGGGAGCGCAGACCACGTTCTCTGGTGCTGTTAGGTAAGCTGCTAAGTACCTCATAGACGCTTCGAAGTACAGTGTTTGTGGcaaagcgaggaggagagggaacgggaACGACCTGGACGAAAACTGGGCGTGGTGCTGTGCAGAAAATAACGTGCTATCGAGGCGCGTTGTCCGTCGTGTGTGTATTCTTGCCCAGCGCTGTGTCGATGTAAGGCGAACCCTTCTTGCAAAACATTATGACCCGAGGGAAtgcaaaaagacagaaaaagaaagaaaagaaagaagatttaAAGGGCAAGACCCGAGTCAAAACCAACCCTctctgtgtatgcgtgtctgtacatattacgatcattatgatattaataaataattcacctttcaaaaaaagaaaaaagagcttTCAGATTACTGTTAATTTTTACGTGTCATTTCGTCTCTCTGTTCCCGACTGCCAACACACTTGTGGTTAGAAACGAATTTTTAGTCCGTGCGAGGATCCTGTTTGTCTGATTAATTGCATCTTATATTGTCTTATAATATAAATCCGAAGCGTGAGATTGTGCCAAGACAATGTTGTGTAGTGTCATATGTAGACGTGTTGATTGCCATGTTGTGGAAATAAAGGAGTTTAACCTGAAGGCCTTTTCTTTTGCTCCCTGacgatgtgtgagagagagagagagaggagagagagagagagaggagagagagagagagagagagagagagagagagagagagagagagagagagagagagagagagagagagagaggagaggagagaggagagagagagagaggagaggagagaggatgagtgagagtgagagagagatttgagagagagagagagagagaagagagagaggagagatagatagaagagagagagagagagagagagagaaagcgaataaagagagaaatagagaaaaaaaacaacaaatacaaataaaagaactaaAGATCGTACGTGTGTTGTTTACCTTACtctgtgcgtttgcgtgtgcgtgtgtggcagcTCTCCCGCGAGGGCATCAAAGAAACCACGCAAAGAAACCCACAGAGAAACTGCTGAAACGGCAAAGGAAATTTCGCATCACAACgagcacatcccccccccccaaccacgcagttaccccccttccctcttccctcctaccgTCTCGGAGCCTCaataccttcctcccccccaaccccaaccccaccacaaccccatcctccctccctcccttcctcccccccctccctccctcctaccgtCTCGGAGCCTCaataccttcctcccccccaaccccaaccccaccacaaccccatcctccctccctccctccctccccctttccctcctaccgTCTCGAAGCTTCAGtactttcctcccccccaaccccaaccccaccacaaccccatcctccctccctcccccctttccctcctaccgTCTCGGAGCCTCaataccttcctcccccccaaccccaaccccaccacaaccccatcctccctccctccctcccccctttccctcctaccgTCTCGGAGCCTCaataccttcctcccccccaaccccaaccccaccacaaccccatcctccctccctcccccccccctttccctcctaccgTCTCGGAGCCTCAATACCTTCCTCCGAATCTCATTTCACTGTTTCATTCGAAGCGCAGGTTGACAGCTTCCCACGAGACCGAACTTAATCAGAGGAACCTGGGCAGCTTCAGGGGGGACAtgctaagataaaaaaaaaaaatccttaaaaagatCTTTTGAagtctggaggaggaggagggaaaaaaaaaagaaaatggaagaagggaaaaaaggagagagagagagagagataggaaaaaataagggaagacaGCTCGAAGGGAATATACATTTGAGCAAATGAATATGTAGAATGGTAATGAAGTTGATAAAATAGGAGGGAGTTTGATTAAATTAAAACCTATAAagacaatgattattattgtcatcatcatcatcatcatcatcatcatcatcatcattattatcattattatcattattattattattattattattattattattattgaactagtttcacagttgatgttactggtatttttctcttgtctttatttttgagactcttcacggggcactgcctgtgtccgaagtgtcgaggattcttcttaatattccagctgagctgagtaacacacttttttgtattaggccaggatgtattctgtcgcacccaattctttttagatattcatccagctttggtggcatagctcctaatgctcctatcactattggtattacttttcctttcatcttccaacatcttgccatttggaacttaagatcttgatatttttctatttttctcgttctttttctattattctggaatcgtatggtaccgctatgtctattatgtcaaattcttctttgtcttttcttattattactatgtctggtcttcgagcttggacctcttggtctgtttgtatgtattggtcccatagtaattttgtgttttcatcttctactactgcctgtggctcgtgcttgtaccatacgtctgctgtactagggagtttgtggtgtttgcaaagtgcccagtgtactgctgtggctactttgtcgtgcctccttttatactccttctgtgccaatttggagcattcactggtgatgtgatttatggtctcatccttttggccgcacattctgcactttgtatttccccctctaccttctattcttgctcttattactctggttcttagagcttgatcttgggctgatgttattagtccctctgtttctttttttatttctcctctttttaaccagttccagctgttcttgtcctggatttcttgtacttggcgatggtattgccctgcgagaggtttttctatccattcagttcttttctcctctgtcattctctctttgtatgatttgctatcttcgttttctgttattatattgttggtccaggccaatcttaggattgggttggtagattcctttatatattggcccagggcgcagcattcggttctgatggcttcttctgcgcttattaatcctctacctccttcacttctctttaggtataatcttgccgtgcacgctcttgggtgcaaagaatggtagatagtcattattagtattattattattattattattatcattatcattatcatcatcatcatcatcatcatcatcatcatcattattattactgttattatcattattattattattattattatcattattatctttattatcattatttatcattattaatatcattattatcattatcttattactactactactactactattaccgttatcattattattatcattatcattatcattatcattattatataaaacacatttagAATACACGTACTTCaggattagtattattgttttctatCATATTATCACGATATAATTTATTTGCAACTGATTAATAAAACTGCTGCTTTTTACTGTTATTGGTGTCATCAGtacaaaatattcattatattaacggtggcggtggtgatgatggtgatgattgatggtgatggtgatgatggtgttggtgaagatggtgatgattgagagtgatgattgatggtgatggtgattgatggtgatgatgatggtgatggtgaagatgatgatgatgacggaaatgaccataaaaaagggataataatacttatgacgata is a genomic window containing:
- the LOC119576067 gene encoding uncharacterized protein LOC119576067 (The sequence of the model RefSeq protein was modified relative to this genomic sequence to represent the inferred CDS: added 102 bases not found in genome assembly) translates to MSIICKGARFHYSDPEGREILQARGPLLRPILVLVRGAVGDRPLGALLDHVRARRRAGARGGLRVDAAGRLGQLDGGHRGPCAVQRHSDARGRARVPAGAMPRALDAPRLGPVLDLVRRGDAGAAVGVRGRRRQRGHVRLRAAPSADARLRGQPGVPAPALPERRLRVLPAARPAPVLQGAQVPRALLPHLRQRPGVRPTATAAEGRRQRDSQCDGAPGQEILVIDRRDCVTLI